From Triticum aestivum cultivar Chinese Spring chromosome 4A, IWGSC CS RefSeq v2.1, whole genome shotgun sequence, a single genomic window includes:
- the LOC123088016 gene encoding early nodulin-93 — MSTVTRAYLDQRLAAAKRCSKEAAMAGAKAAAVATVAAAVPTLASVRMLPWAKAHLNPTGQALIISTVAGMAYFIVADKTILSMARKHSFEDAPEHLKNTSFH; from the exons ATGTCGACGGTGACCCGCGCCTACCTCGACCAGAGGCTCGCCGCCGCCAAGCGCTGCTCCAAAG aggctgccatgGCAGGAGCCAAGGCGGCGGCCGTCGCCACCGTCGCTGCCGCAGTGCCCACA CTGGCGAGCGTGAGGATGCTGCCGTGGGCGAAGGCACACCTGAACCCGACCGGGCAGGCCCTCATCATCTCCACCGTCGCCGGGATGGCCTACTTCATCGTGGCCGACAAGACCATCCTCTCCATGGCCAGGAAGCACTCCTTTGAGGACGCGCCGGAGCACCTCAAGAACACCTCCTTCCACTAA